In one Diprion similis isolate iyDipSimi1 chromosome 6, iyDipSimi1.1, whole genome shotgun sequence genomic region, the following are encoded:
- the LOC124407547 gene encoding peroxiredoxin-5, mitochondrial — translation MTQFMSLTKFLPHAIRVPPATGFARLFHVSLNNMVIAVGDKLPSVDLFEDTPANKVNLAEYAAGKKIVIFAVPGAFTPGCSKTHLPGYVQKAPELKTKGFHDVFCIGVNDPFVMAAWGKEQGASGKVRMLADPTGAFTDALELSIELPVLGGKRSKRYSMVVEDGIVKELNVEPDNTGLSCSLADRIRS, via the exons ATGACGCAGTTCATGAGTCTCACCAAGTTTCTACCGCACGCCATTCGCGTTCCGCCTGCAACCGGATTCGCTCGTTTGTTTCACGTCTCCTTGAACAACATGGTTATCGCT GTAGGTGACAAACTTCCGTCGGTTGACCTCTTCGAGGACACGCCGGCTAACAAGGTCAATTTGGCCGAGTATGCCGCcgggaaaaaaatcgtcatctTCGCCGTACCCGGCGCCTTTACTCCAGGATGCTCGAAG ACTCATCTGCCAGGGTACGTTCAAAAGGCTCCGGAGCTGAAAACCAAGGGTTTTCATGATGTCTTTTGCATCGGTGTTAACGATCCTTTCGTTATGGCTGCTTGGGGTAAAGAACAGGGTGCTTCAGGCAAG GTGCGAATGCTGGCTGATCCAACTGGCGCATTTACCGACGCCCTCGAGCTCTCTATAGAACTCCCAGTATTGGGAGGCAAACGCAGCAAGCGTTATTCTATGGTAGTTGAAGATGGCATTGTCAAGGAACTCAATGTTGAACCAGACAACACTGGTCTCTCTTGTTCTCTGGCAGACCGAATCCGCTCCTAA
- the LOC124407156 gene encoding uncharacterized protein LOC124407156: protein MQVELRIHANGGSKHSDIPEWLDEDFLQLCMQSGEGDPTIRVMKHDVAVMRLRSSAHSTVLYRVSVEFKRRPRSRNILDFKPQETRSLIIKMQPAPTEFPELRQEVDKEVTALSVTLPAITKILSFFALTAQCFYSERSPRALIVMDDLAKSDFVRGKMDRQRGLDFNHCMLVMQSMAALHAGSVALYEKDKSSMDSFDHNRWCKEGNSMTKDLVSSTVSDIADEVATWSNFGDKYSDRIRALRDTLLPRVNAAISREGSKFNVLNHGSCWYNNLMFRYNSKTSRVEEALFVDFANSVFASPVIDLQHFLFSTPTDEVRLHNVNRLIQHYHRELVSNLEKLKVKTKPPTKEELMDEMEERGAYSVLVAFTLLPIIIAEGSTSTDILSDPHAVKEKRKMFANEQFKISLKRLLQIFDSRGHLE from the exons ATGCAGGTTGAGCTACGAATACACGCCAACGGTGGCTCTAA GCACTCCGACATCCCGGAATGGCTGGACGAAGATTTCCTCCAGCTCTGTATGCAGAGCGGGGAGGGCGACCCCACAATCAGAGTGATGAAACACGACGTGGCGGTGATGAGGCTTCGCAGTTCTGCACACAGCACCGTCCTGTACCGCGTCTCCGTCGAGTTCAAGCGACGTCCACGGAGCAGAAACATCCTGGACTTCAAGCCACAGGAGACCCGATccttgataataaaaatgcagCCGGCACCGACTGAATTTCCAGAACTCCGGCAG GAGGTCGACAAAGAGGTAACAGCACTTTCGGTCACCCTGCCTGCCATCACCAAGATTTTGAGCTTCTTCGCGCTGACCGCGCAGTGCTTTTACTCCGAGAGATCACCGCGGGCCTTGATAGTGATGGACGACCTTGCGAAGAGCGACTTTGTCAGAGGGAAGATGGACCGTCAACGAGGACTGGACTTCAATCATTGCATGCTGGTTATGCAGTCGATGGCCGCTCTTCACGCGGGCTCAGTAGCCCTTTACGAAAAG GACAAATCGTCGATGGATTCATTCGATCATAACAGATGGTGCAAGGAAGGCAATTCAATGACCAAAGATTTAGTGTCCAGCACAGTATCCGACATTGCTGACGAAGTGGCGACTTGGTCGAATTTCGGTGACAAGTACTCGGACAGAATACGAGCCCTGAGAGATACTCTGTTGCCCCGAGTCAACGCTGCCATTTCGCGAGAGGGGTCTAAATTCAATGTTCTTAATCACGGCAGCTGCTGGTACAACAACCTCATGTTCCGGTACAATAGCAAGACCAGTCGCGTCGAGGAAGCCTTGTTT GTGGACTTTGCCAATTCCGTGTTTGCCTCGCCAGTGATCGATCTGCAGCATTTTCTATTCTCAACGCCCACAGACGAGGTTCGTTTGCACAATGTCAATAGGCTGATACAGCATTATCACCGCGAGTTGGTTTCAAACCTCGAGAAACTCAAAGTAAAAACCAAACCACCGACGAAGGAAGAACTGATGGATGAAATGGAGGAGCGTGGGGCCTACAGTGTTTTGGTAGCGTTCACCCTGCTGCCAATTATCATCGCCGAGGGATCGACCAGCACCGACATACTCAGTGACCCTCACgcagtgaaagaaaaacgcaAAATGTTCGCCAACGAGCAGTTCAAAATATCCCTAAAGAGGCTGCTCCAGATTTTCGACAGTCGGGGACACCTCGAATAA